From a single Methylacidiphilum kamchatkense Kam1 genomic region:
- the thiE gene encoding thiamine phosphate synthase produces MKQDIYRKKFLLSQARFYGILDLGYVPAEKLKAYSEQLAEGRVDILQLRAKNLEKKKIAEHARAIQSSLVEKEILFIINDYPDIALEIEADGVHLGQEDMPIEQARKYLGEEFLIGKSTHTLSQALTAAQEPVDYIAFGPIFKTPTKPDYLPVGIESIAAVKERIKKPVFFIGGINKENISLVLSAGADRIVMVSALLGAKDIPEFCRQMRNLLSLKGLLAN; encoded by the coding sequence ATGAAACAGGACATTTATAGAAAAAAATTTCTTTTAAGTCAGGCACGATTTTATGGGATTTTGGATCTGGGATATGTTCCTGCTGAAAAACTAAAAGCTTATAGCGAACAACTTGCTGAAGGGAGAGTGGACATTTTACAGCTTCGAGCAAAGAATCTAGAAAAAAAGAAAATCGCAGAACATGCCCGGGCAATACAATCGAGCTTGGTGGAGAAAGAGATTCTTTTTATAATCAACGATTATCCGGATATAGCTTTGGAAATAGAGGCCGATGGAGTGCATTTGGGTCAAGAGGATATGCCAATTGAACAGGCAAGAAAATACTTAGGCGAGGAGTTCTTAATCGGGAAATCGACTCATACGCTCTCTCAAGCTCTAACTGCTGCCCAAGAGCCAGTGGATTATATTGCCTTTGGGCCTATTTTTAAAACACCAACCAAGCCTGATTATCTTCCTGTTGGAATTGAATCGATAGCTGCTGTCAAGGAGAGGATTAAAAAACCGGTTTTTTTTATCGGAGGGATAAATAAAGAAAATATTTCTTTGGTTTTGTCTGCTGGAGCTGATCGAATAGTCATGGTTTCTGCGCTTTTAGGCGCTAAGGATATTCCAGAATTTTGCCGGCAAATGAGAAATCTTTTGTCTTTAAAAGGCCTGCTAGCCAATTAG